A genome region from Candidatus Latescibacterota bacterium includes the following:
- a CDS encoding capsule assembly Wzi family protein: MRHSTFISLFLSFFLILVVLPVCPLHGSNESIEPSSWIYSAFRSFELAGLVELPPYMPWSRADAAFRLDRLLQNLDGREDILSPRQVFLLERLRGELQGTSSRPQEREDRPLYILREGGRFTAFDLAAGLFFKKKEGRDRGELDGLAEPSLLIDPGGGLTFYTSYRLRMEPEWGLNSAKNKPSAREKSFRGLTAEYERAYLSWSTARIRVVAGRDYIHWGNGREESLIMSSSAGSLDQVSFSLEMGRFRLSGIQVSLDSESERHLAGHRLEITFPRSIRLGISETVIYSGRPFDYSYMLPAGFFYANQYNEKGDDNILWGLDWKIPLGKGTIVYGELLIDDFQYEGRGEAPDRLGFSMTIEKMLDTGDREIEFLAGYTYIDIFTYAHKDSLGTAYVTGRGAIDNDPLLGSRLGPDSDRWSFQVSIPVTARVMVSLGADLTRRGEGNDLREWDREEDPDPDFPSGEVVTEKMFHLAGYLDLGHGSRIVAGGGLVRTSPDRVGGDEGFGYLGLVFDF; the protein is encoded by the coding sequence ATGAGACATTCTACGTTCATATCGTTGTTCTTGTCGTTCTTCCTGATACTGGTCGTTCTTCCCGTCTGTCCGCTTCATGGCTCTAACGAATCGATAGAGCCTTCCTCATGGATCTATTCTGCATTCAGATCGTTCGAGCTTGCAGGTCTTGTGGAGCTTCCACCATATATGCCCTGGAGCAGGGCAGATGCGGCATTCCGTCTTGACCGTCTGTTGCAGAACCTGGATGGGCGCGAGGATATCCTTTCTCCACGCCAGGTCTTTCTTCTGGAGAGGCTTCGTGGAGAACTTCAGGGAACCTCTTCCAGGCCCCAGGAAAGAGAGGATCGGCCACTTTATATTTTGAGAGAAGGCGGGAGATTTACCGCATTCGATCTGGCGGCCGGACTGTTTTTCAAAAAAAAAGAGGGTCGCGACAGAGGTGAGCTGGATGGGCTGGCCGAACCTTCCCTTCTGATCGATCCAGGTGGGGGGCTGACCTTTTACACCTCATATCGTCTGCGAATGGAACCTGAATGGGGGCTGAATTCTGCGAAGAACAAACCTTCGGCAAGAGAGAAGAGTTTCCGGGGACTCACTGCTGAATACGAGAGAGCGTACCTGTCCTGGAGCACGGCGAGGATAAGGGTAGTAGCCGGAAGGGATTACATCCATTGGGGAAATGGGAGGGAAGAATCTCTTATCATGTCCAGCAGCGCGGGATCGCTCGACCAGGTATCGTTCAGTTTGGAGATGGGAAGGTTCCGGTTGTCGGGAATACAGGTCTCACTCGACAGTGAGTCGGAAAGACATCTGGCCGGCCACAGGCTTGAGATAACATTTCCTCGATCGATAAGACTGGGTATAAGTGAGACTGTAATTTATTCGGGCCGGCCGTTCGATTATTCCTACATGCTTCCTGCAGGCTTTTTCTATGCAAATCAGTACAACGAAAAGGGTGACGACAATATTCTCTGGGGCCTGGACTGGAAGATCCCGCTGGGAAAGGGAACTATCGTATACGGAGAATTACTGATCGACGATTTTCAGTATGAAGGACGAGGAGAAGCACCTGACAGACTTGGATTTTCGATGACAATAGAGAAGATGTTAGATACCGGCGACCGCGAGATCGAGTTCCTGGCAGGATATACATATATCGATATATTCACCTATGCCCACAAGGATTCTCTGGGGACAGCCTATGTGACCGGCAGAGGGGCCATTGACAATGACCCTCTACTCGGTTCGAGGCTGGGGCCCGATTCAGACAGATGGTCGTTCCAGGTGTCGATACCGGTCACCGCGAGGGTAATGGTCTCTCTGGGAGCCGATCTGACGAGGCGAGGAGAGGGGAACGATCTTAGAGAATGGGACAGAGAGGAGGATCCTGATCCGGATTTCCCAAGTGGGGAAGTAGTTACGGAGAAGATGTTTCATTTAGCTGGATATCTGGATCTTGGCCACGGATCCCGGATCGTAGCGGGTGGCGGACTTGTCAGGACGTCACCTGATCGGGTGGGAGGGGACGAGGGATTCGGATACCTGGGACTGGTCTTTGATTTCTGA
- a CDS encoding geranylgeranylglycerol-phosphate geranylgeranyltransferase, translated as MRVITGILSIMRLHNVVAAVFCVATGYWIVSWPEIPPLAVLTAVALATAAGNVINDYNDIGIDRINKPKRALPSGRLASRTALSLYFVLLLLLISTFPFLSVQISIWIFVWIILLFLYSRFFKRMFLAGNLLVSAVTGSGFLLGALVAGRIAQGMIPAAFTFLFVLGRELVKDCEDLEGDKRFGARTIPVVCGQVVALNYAAVIFVILAILFPIPWVKGVYSTAYMWIMSFSVLPILIFSIIFALQKRKNGLVSKLLKLGMFFGIFAFLAGSIQRSG; from the coding sequence ATGAGAGTTATCACAGGCATACTGTCAATAATGAGGCTCCATAATGTCGTGGCGGCTGTCTTTTGTGTCGCGACCGGATACTGGATCGTATCCTGGCCGGAGATTCCCCCGTTAGCTGTCCTGACTGCAGTGGCTCTGGCCACAGCGGCAGGGAATGTGATCAATGACTACAACGACATCGGTATCGATCGTATCAACAAACCGAAACGTGCGCTTCCGTCGGGCAGGCTGGCTTCCAGGACAGCACTGTCTCTCTACTTCGTCCTGCTTCTGCTTCTGATCAGTACATTCCCATTTCTTTCCGTCCAGATCTCGATCTGGATATTCGTGTGGATAATACTGTTGTTTCTCTATTCAAGATTTTTCAAGAGGATGTTCCTGGCCGGAAACCTGCTTGTGTCTGCCGTGACCGGGAGTGGATTCTTGCTGGGAGCGCTGGTCGCGGGTCGTATTGCCCAAGGCATGATCCCGGCAGCTTTCACCTTTTTGTTCGTGCTGGGACGGGAACTGGTAAAGGACTGTGAGGATCTGGAGGGAGACAAAAGATTCGGGGCCAGGACCATTCCTGTAGTCTGCGGGCAGGTTGTCGCGTTGAACTATGCTGCTGTTATCTTCGTCATCCTGGCGATCTTATTCCCGATTCCATGGGTAAAGGGGGTCTACTCGACCGCTTACATGTGGATCATGTCATTTTCTGTCTTGCCGATACTTATCTTTTCAATCATATTTGCGCTGCAGAAAAGAAAAAATGGCCTGGTCAGTAAATTGTTAAAGCTGGGGATGTTTTTCGGGATCTTCGCTTTTCTGGCCGGCTCGATTCAGCGATCTGGATAA